The Pan paniscus chromosome 1, NHGRI_mPanPan1-v2.0_pri, whole genome shotgun sequence genome has a segment encoding these proteins:
- the TDRKH gene encoding tudor and KH domain-containing protein, whose product MVTELCCGTVFVQRHQFLRTVPLMIQRSYASVPPAGAQIFPQGLEDRKLLGNWPRGGLRGRREACNWLFNSQQDISQRVQQKMSTERTSWTSLSTIQKIALGLGIPASATVAYILYRRYRESREERLTFVGEDDIEIEMRVPQEAVKLIIGRQGANIKQLRKQTGARIDVDTEDVGDERVLLISGFPVQVCKAKAAIHQILTENTPVSEQLSVPQRSVGRIIGRGGETIRSICKASGAKITCDKESEGTLLLSRLIKISGTQKEVAAAKHLILEKVSEDEELRKRIAHSAETRVPRKQPISVRREDVTEPGGAGEPALWKNTSSSMEPTAPLVTPPPKGGGDMAVVVSKEGSWEKPSDDSFQKSGAQAIPEMSMFEIPSPDFSFHADEYLEVYVSASEHPNHFWIQIVGSRSLQLDKLVNEMTQHYENSVPEDLTVHVGDIVAAPLPTNGSWYRARVLGTLENGNLDLYFVDFGDNGDCPLKDLRALRSDFLSLPFQAIECSLARIAPSGDQWEEEALDEFDRLTHCADWKPLVAKISSYVQTGISTWPKIYLYDTSNGKKLDIGLELVHKGYAIELPEDIEENRAVPDMLKDMATETDASLSTLLTETKKSSGERTHTLSCLSLSEAASMSGDDNLEDDYLL is encoded by the exons ATGGTCACTGAGTTGTGTTGTGGCACTGTCTTTGTACAAAGACACCAATTTTTGCGAACGGTGCCACTCATGATTCAACGCTCTTATGCCTCGGTCCCACCTGCTGGAGCGCAGATTTTCCCCCAAGGGTTAGAAGATAGAAAACTCCTCGGTAATTGGCCTAGAGGTGGTCTGCGAGGACGCCGGGAAGCTTGTAATTGGCTGTTTAATTCTCAGCAG GATATAAGTCAAAGAGTACAGCAGAAAATGTCTACTGAACGGACTTCTTGGACAAGCCTGTCCACCATTCAGAAAATAGCCCTGGGCCTTGGGATCCCAGCCAGTGCAACAGTTGCCTATATCCTATACCGCAGGTATAGGGAAAGCAGAG AAGAGCGGCTGACATTTGTTGGGGAAGATGACATTGAGATAGAGATGCGGGTTCCCCAGGAGGCTGTGAAACTCATCATTGGCCGGCAAGGAGCCAATATTAAACAG CTGCGGAAACAGACAGGTGCTCGGATTGATGTGGACACAGAGGATGTAGGCGATGAGCGAGTGCTGCTTATCAGTGGTTTTCCTGTTCAGGTGTGCAAGGCCAAAGCAGCAATCCATCAGATCCTGACAGAGAATACCCCAGTGTCTGAGCAGCTTTCAGTTCCCCAGAGATCTGTGGGCAGAATCATAG GGAGAGGCGGCGAGACAATTCGTTCTATCTGTAAGGCCTCTGGAGCCAAAATTACCTGTGACAAAGAATCAGAAGGGACATTACTACTATCAAGACTTATAAAAATCTCAGGAACACAGAAGGAAGTGGCAGCAGCCAAG CATTTGATACTGGAGAAAGTTTCAGAAGATGAAGAACTTCGGAAGAGAATTGCTCATTCTGCAGAAACCAGGGTCCCACGCAAACAGCCAATCAGTGTGAGAAGAGAAGACGTGACAGAGCCAGGTGGAGCTGGAGAGCCAGCTTTATGGAAAAACACCAGTTCTAGCATGGAGCCGACTGCACCCCTGGTGACTCCTCCACCCAAAGGAGGAGGCGACATGGCTGTGGTAGTGTCAAAGGAAGGTTCCTGGGAGAAACCTAGTGATGACAGCTTTCAGAAGTCTGGAGCCCAGGCCATCCCAGAGATGTCCATGTTTGAAA TCCCCAGTCCTGACTTCAGTTTTCATGCTGATGAGTACCTAGAAGTCTACGTTTCTGCTTCTGAGCACCCTAACCACTTCTGGATCCAGATCGTTGGCTCCCGCAGCCTGCAATTGGATAAGCTTGTCAATGAGATGACCCAGCACTATGAGAATAGTGTG CCTGAAGACTTGACTGTGCATGTAGGAGACATTGTAGCAGCACCTTTACCTACAAATGGTTCCTGGTATCGAGCCCGGGTCCTCGGCACCTTGGAGAATGGGAACTTGGACCTCTATTTTGTTGACTTTGGAGATAATGGAGATTGCCCACTGAAGGACCTCAGGGCTCTCAG GAGTGACTTCCTAAGCCTTCCATTTCAAGCAATAGAATGTAGTCTGGCACGGATCGCTCCCTCAG GTGACCAGTGGGAAGAGGAAGCTTTGGATGAGTTTGATAGACTCACTCATTGTGCTGACTGGAAGCCTCTGGTAGCCAAGATCTCTAGCTATGTCCAGACTGGGATCTCAACTTGGCCAAAGATCTACTTATACGATACTAGCAATGGGAAG aaACTTGATATTGGGCTAGAATTAGTACACAAAGGATACGCAATTGAGCTTCCTGAAGACATAGAAGAAAACAGAGCTGTCCCAGACATGTTGAAGGACATG GCCACAGAAACAGATGCCTCTCTCAGCACGTTGCTCACTGAGACCAAAAAGAGCTCTGGAGAGAGAACACATAccctgtcctgcctcagcttatCAG AAGCTGCTTCCATGTCTGGTGATGATAACCTTGAAGATGACTACTTACTCTGA
- the MRPL9 gene encoding large ribosomal subunit protein bL9m, which produces MVTEKAVPMGRGLGGLTHSVPVNMAAPVVTAPGRALLRAGAGRLLRGGVQELLRPRHEGNAPDLACNFSLSQNRGTVIVERWWKVPLAGEGRKPRLHRRHRVYKLVEDTKHRPKENLELILTQSVENVGVRGDLVSVKKSLGRNRLLPQGLAVYASPENKKLFEEEKLLRQEGKLEKIQTKAGEATVKFLKSCRLEVGMKNNVKWELNTEIVARHFFKNLGVVVAPHTLKLPEEPITRWGEYWCEVTVNGLDTVRVPMSVVNFEKPKTKRYKYWLAQQAAKAMAPTSPQI; this is translated from the exons ATGGTCACAGAGAAGGCCGTGCCAATGGGCAGAGGTCTGGGAG GTCTCACTCATTCTGTGCCTGTGAACATGGCGGCGCCCGTTGTCACGGCCCCGGGCAGAGCTCTGCTGCGGGCGGGCGCTGGACGGCTGCTTCGGGGAGGCGTCCAGGAGCTACTGCGGCCGCGACATGAAGGGAACGCCCCTGACCTGGCCTGCAACTTCAGCCTTTCTCAAAATCGG GGCACGGTCATCGTGGAGCGCTGGTGGAAGGTACCGCTGGCCGGGGAGGGCCGGAAGCCGCGCCTGCACCGGCGACATCGCGTCTATAAGCTGGTGGAGGACACGAAGCATCGGCCCAAAGAAAACCTGGAGCTCATCCTGACGCAGTCGGTGGAGA ATGTTGGAGTCCGGGGTGACCTGGTCTCAGTGAAGAAATCTTTAGGCCGGAATCGACTCCTTCCTCAGGGACTGGCTGTATATGCATCCCCTGAAAACAAGAAGCTGTTTGAAGAGGAGAAATTG CTGAGACAAGAAGGAAAATTAGAGAAGATCCAGACCAAGGCAGGTGAGGCG ACAGTGAAATTTCTAAAAAGCTGTCGCCTGGAGGTAGGAATGAAGAACAATGTCAAATGGGAGCTGAACACTGAAATAGTTGCCCGCCACTTCTTCAAGAAT cttgGTGTTGTGGTTGCCCCACATACATTAAAGTTACCAGAAGAGCCTATCACACGGTGGGGCGAGTATTGGTGTGAGGTGACG GTAAATGGGCTTGATACTGTGAGAGTGCCTATGTCTGTCGTGAACTTTGAGAAGCCCAAGACCAAAAGATATAAGTACTGGTTAGCCCAGCAAGCTGCCAAGGCCATGGCCCCCACCAGCCCCCAGATCTAA
- the OAZ3 gene encoding ornithine decarboxylase antizyme 3 isoform 2 (protein translation is dependent on polyamine-induced +1 ribosomal frameshift; isoform 2 is encoded by transcript variant 2): MTVPWRPGKRRITYKEEEDLTLQPRSCLQCSESLVGLQEGKSTEQGNHDQLKELYSAGNLTVLATDPLLHQDPVQLDFHFRLTSQTSAHWHGLLCDHRLFLDIPYQALDQGNRESLTATLEYVEEKTNVDSVFVNFQNDRNDRGALLRAFSYMGFEVVRPGHPALPPLDNVIFMVYPLERDVGHLPSEPP; encoded by the exons ATGACCGTGCCCTGGCGGCCAGGAAAGCGACG CATCACTTATAAGGAAGAGGAGGACTTGACACTCCAGCCCCGTTCCTGCCTCCAGTGCTCC GAGTCCCTAGTAGGCCTCCAGGAGGGCAAAAGCACCGAGCAGGGTAACCACGACCAGCTTAAAGAACTGTATTCG GCTGGGAACTTGACGGTGCTGGCTACTGACCCCCTGCTCCACCAGGACCCAGTACAGTTAGACTTTCACTTCCGCCTTACCTCCCAGACCTCTGCCCATTGGCACGGCCTTCTCTGTGACCATCGACTCTTCCTGGATATCCCATATCAGGCCTTGGATCAAGGCAACCGGGAAAG TTTGACCGCAACCCTGGAGTACGTGGAAGAGAAGACAAATGTGGACTCTGTGTTTGTGAACTTCCAGAATGATCGGAATGACAGAG GTGCCCTGCTGCGGGCCTTCAGCTACATGGGCTTTGAGGTGGTCAGACCAGGtcaccctgccctccctcccttggACAATGTCATCTTTATGGTGTATCCCCTTGAAAGGGATGTTGGCCACCTGCCCAGTGAGCCTCCTTGA
- the OAZ3 gene encoding ornithine decarboxylase antizyme 3 isoform 1 (protein translation is dependent on polyamine-induced +1 ribosomal frameshift; isoform 1 is encoded by transcript variant 1; non-AUG (CUG) translation initiation codon) has protein sequence MPCKRCRPSVYSLSYIKRGKTRNYLYPIWSPYAYYLYCYKYRITLREKMLPRCYKSITYKEEEDLTLQPRSCLQCSESLVGLQEGKSTEQGNHDQLKELYSAGNLTVLATDPLLHQDPVQLDFHFRLTSQTSAHWHGLLCDHRLFLDIPYQALDQGNRESLTATLEYVEEKTNVDSVFVNFQNDRNDRGALLRAFSYMGFEVVRPGHPALPPLDNVIFMVYPLERDVGHLPSEPP, from the exons CTGCCTTGTAAGAGGTGTCGCCCCTCTGTCTACTCCCTTTCTTATATCAAGAGGGGAAAAACACGTAACTACCTCTACCCGATCTGGTCACCATACGCCTATTACCTTTATTGTTACAAGTACCGGATCACCCTCCGGGAGAAGATGCTGCCTCGCTGTTATAAAAG CATCACTTATAAGGAAGAGGAGGACTTGACACTCCAGCCCCGTTCCTGCCTCCAGTGCTCC GAGTCCCTAGTAGGCCTCCAGGAGGGCAAAAGCACCGAGCAGGGTAACCACGACCAGCTTAAAGAACTGTATTCG GCTGGGAACTTGACGGTGCTGGCTACTGACCCCCTGCTCCACCAGGACCCAGTACAGTTAGACTTTCACTTCCGCCTTACCTCCCAGACCTCTGCCCATTGGCACGGCCTTCTCTGTGACCATCGACTCTTCCTGGATATCCCATATCAGGCCTTGGATCAAGGCAACCGGGAAAG TTTGACCGCAACCCTGGAGTACGTGGAAGAGAAGACAAATGTGGACTCTGTGTTTGTGAACTTCCAGAATGATCGGAATGACAGAG GTGCCCTGCTGCGGGCCTTCAGCTACATGGGCTTTGAGGTGGTCAGACCAGGtcaccctgccctccctcccttggACAATGTCATCTTTATGGTGTATCCCCTTGAAAGGGATGTTGGCCACCTGCCCAGTGAGCCTCCTTGA